The window TTTGGATGAGAAGGTTTAGAAAAAGCAATTCGTTTAGCTAACACAACTTCAGCTCCTAGTAATATAACAGATGCTAATACTAAGTTTGTTTATTTTATTAGCAAAGCAACCAATTACAACTGAGGACAGTTTTATTATCAAGCAGGGTTGATAAGTATACAAAACCTACTTTTAATAAATGAAATATTTAAAGATTTAGAAGAATATGTTCCAATTGCTAGTTGATATGCAAGCCAGTCTAAGTATAGAGATAGTGATACCTGAGTTCATTCAAACTCACCTTTTAAAATAACTAAACAATATTTTGAAACTGGTTATCAGTTTGATTTAAAACTTAACAAAACAGATAAAGGAAGTACTTTAAGTGATCCTATGATTACTGTTAATCCTTTATATGGGACATTAGTTAATAATGGTAATGGTTTATACACTTATAAACCATTATTAACAGGCACCGATACAAATGGTAATCCTATTTATAATTATGGTGAAGTTGATAACTTTGAATATAAAGTTGAATCAATTAATACTGCAACTAAGAAAGCAATTTCATCAACTTTTAAAGTAGAAATATTTTTAGAAGGTGATGGTAATGAAAACTTTATAAGCAAAGAAGAAGGGATGATAGACCATAACCTATATTATCGAGATAATGTAACAAATATTTTATCTATGGCAACTTCTATCAATTCAAATATTGAAGCAGCTGCAGGTGATATTAAAAATATTACAAACACTTTAGAAAATGAAACTGTAACTTTTAGTAATTCTACAAATGTTGTAGAAATCACAATTCAATTACCAAAAGAACAATTAGTAAATAGAATTGTTTATAGAGATAAAACTGCTATGGCAACTCGTGCAGATGGATTAAAAATAATTGATATAGATAATAATCAAACATATGAAGTTAGTGGGTTTAGAAATGACAGTGGATATACAACTACTAATTTTGAAACACCTATAAAGTTAAAAAACTTTAAACTCGTACTAATTAGAAACAGTTCTAAAGAATTACAAAAAATTGCTTATTTTAATTTAATTTATCAAGGTGCTGTTGATTTTTAAAATTAAAAAAACAAATTATTAATTTAAATTAAAAATCCCTTATAAAGGGATTTTTTTATTCTAATAATTTCTTAAAGTTAAGTATTATTAATTACTTAAGAACTTCTTTATACATAAAACATTCTTTTTGATGATCATTATAAATTCCAATTGCTTGTAAATAAGAAAAGATTGTGACTGATCCTAAAAATGAAAAACCAAATTTTTTAAATTCTTTGTATATTTGTTTAGATAAAAAGTTTTCAGTTGTTCCTTCAGGGTTTTTTGTAATTTTATAATTAACTTTAGATCATAAATAATCATTAAGATTCTTATGAACTTCTACTAATTTAAAATAAGCTTTTGCATTGTTTATAATTGCTTGAATTTTCTTTTTATTTTTAATTACATTAAAATTATTAATAATGTTTTCAACATCATCTTCATTTAATTTAGCAATTGAATTAATATCAGAAAAATTGAAAGCTTTTTGATACTCACTTTGTTTACTTAAAATTACACTAAAACCTAATCCTGAACTTTGAGATTCTAAACATAATAATTTAAATAATTCCAACTCATTGTGGTTTTCTTTACCTCAATGCATATCATGGTATTCAGTATATAATTTGGTTTTGCATCAACTGCATCTTTTTTTATTTTCCATATTTATTGATTCTTTAGATTCTTATATTTATATTGTTTTTCACTTATATAAAATAATAACCTATTTAAATGCTGAAATAA is drawn from Malacoplasma penetrans HF-2 and contains these coding sequences:
- a CDS encoding DNA-3-methyladenine glycosylase I — protein: MENKKRCSWCKTKLYTEYHDMHWGKENHNELELFKLLCLESQSSGLGFSVILSKQSEYQKAFNFSDINSIAKLNEDDVENIINNFNVIKNKKKIQAIINNAKAYFKLVEVHKNLNDYLWSKVNYKITKNPEGTTENFLSKQIYKEFKKFGFSFLGSVTIFSYLQAIGIYNDHQKECFMYKEVLK